A genomic stretch from Achromobacter spanius includes:
- the folD gene encoding bifunctional methylenetetrahydrofolate dehydrogenase/methenyltetrahydrofolate cyclohydrolase FolD, with translation MTARIIDGAALSLRIREEVAQRVAALAAKGTRPGLAVVLVGADPASQVYVRNKVAACEKAGLHSVKEQYPAEMTEAELLARIAVLNQDPTIHGILVQLPLPKHMDSHKVIEAIAAEKDVDGFHISNAGLLMTGQPLFRPCTPYGVMKMLESEGVTLRGAEAVIVGASNIVGKPMAMLLLQAGATITICNSKTRDLAAQTRRADVLVVATGKPGMIDGSMIKPGAVVIDVGINRGEDGKLCGDVDFASAKEVAGAITPVPGGVGPMTIAMLLVNTVEAAERAAG, from the coding sequence ATGACCGCTAGGATTATTGACGGCGCGGCCCTGTCGCTGCGCATTCGCGAAGAAGTGGCCCAACGTGTTGCGGCCCTGGCGGCCAAGGGCACGCGCCCGGGTCTGGCCGTGGTGCTGGTGGGCGCGGACCCCGCGTCCCAGGTTTACGTGCGCAACAAGGTTGCCGCCTGCGAGAAAGCCGGCCTGCATTCCGTCAAGGAACAGTACCCGGCCGAGATGACCGAGGCCGAACTGCTGGCCCGCATCGCCGTGTTGAACCAGGACCCGACCATACACGGCATCCTGGTGCAGTTGCCGCTGCCCAAGCACATGGATTCCCACAAGGTCATCGAAGCCATCGCGGCCGAGAAAGACGTGGACGGGTTTCACATCAGCAACGCCGGCCTGCTCATGACCGGCCAGCCGCTGTTCCGCCCCTGCACGCCCTACGGCGTGATGAAGATGCTGGAATCGGAAGGCGTGACGCTGCGCGGCGCGGAAGCCGTGATCGTCGGCGCCAGCAACATCGTCGGCAAGCCGATGGCCATGTTGCTGTTGCAAGCGGGCGCCACCATCACGATCTGCAATTCCAAGACGCGCGACCTGGCGGCCCAGACCCGCCGCGCGGATGTGCTGGTTGTGGCCACCGGCAAGCCCGGCATGATCGACGGTTCGATGATCAAGCCCGGCGCCGTGGTGATCGACGTAGGCATCAACCGCGGCGAAGACGGCAAGCTGTGCGGCGACGTCGATTTTGCCTCCGCCAAGGAAGTGGCCGGCGCCATCACCCCCGTCCCCGGCGGCGTAGGCCCCATGACCATCGCCATGCTGCTGGTCAACACGGTAGAAGCCGCCGAACGCGCGGCGGGTTGA
- a CDS encoding response regulator transcription factor → MNTPHLSSTVFIVDDDEAVRDSLRWLLEANGYRVRAYASGESFLEDYDASQVGVLIADVRMPGMSGLELQEQLIARNAPLPIVFITGHGDVPMAVSTMKKGAVDFLEKPFNESDLREIVARMLEQATQRVSKHQAQKDHEAMLARLTAREQQVLERIVAGRLNKQIADDLGISIKTVEAHRANIMEKLEVTTVADLMKVALAKPEAHA, encoded by the coding sequence ATGAACACGCCCCACCTGTCGAGCACGGTATTCATAGTTGACGACGACGAAGCGGTCCGCGATTCGTTGCGCTGGCTGTTGGAAGCCAATGGCTATCGCGTTCGCGCCTATGCCAGCGGTGAGTCCTTCCTGGAAGACTACGACGCCAGCCAGGTAGGCGTGCTGATCGCCGACGTGCGCATGCCCGGCATGAGCGGCCTGGAACTCCAGGAACAACTGATCGCCCGCAACGCCCCCCTGCCCATCGTGTTCATCACGGGCCACGGCGACGTGCCCATGGCGGTGTCCACGATGAAGAAAGGCGCTGTCGACTTTCTGGAAAAGCCCTTCAACGAATCCGACCTGCGCGAGATCGTCGCCCGCATGCTGGAGCAGGCTACGCAGCGGGTCAGCAAGCACCAGGCCCAAAAAGACCACGAAGCCATGCTGGCACGCCTGACCGCGCGCGAGCAGCAGGTGCTGGAGCGCATTGTCGCCGGCCGCTTGAACAAGCAGATTGCCGACGACCTGGGCATCAGCATCAAGACCGTCGAGGCGCATCGCGCCAACATTATGGAAAAACTGGAAGTGACTACCGTTGCTGATTTGATGAAAGTGGCCTTGGCCAAACCCGAGGCACATGCATGA
- a CDS encoding PAS domain-containing sensor histidine kinase, with product MSSAPKSNIPTPFHDHARTRRRGVYWVTPAMVLILYLCVMGVFFWLQRIHDDSVMFVTIDQEMRQQRLIWVVLALSCVIVISLLMLWRYTRFRSTAEAALIAETGFRRAMENSMSTGMRVLDMEGRIAYVNPAFCRMIGWNEADLIGRSPPFPYWVPGRHEQHQHTLDVLMSGKTPSSGLEVEAQRRDGSRFTARMYVSPLLDPNGNQIGWMTSMTDITEPKRIREALTAAHERFMTVLEGLDDAISVTADTHDGLELLFANRTYRRVFGAQTGGHDELLAGRRGRFTDESVEVFAPSVQRWFEVHHRMLAWTDGRRVRMQVARDITERRGHEEASRVQQEKIQLTSRLTTMGEMASSLAHELNQPLTAIANYSMGAVALVKAGHTSPNMLLPALEKAASQAERAGKIISRIREFVKRSEPRRQRVAIGRIVDNAIGFAEIDARKRRIRIDSFVPSNAPDVLADPILIEQVLLNLLKNGLEAMENSEVDELKVAVILHEQHIEVAVVDRGHGLAEPERLFEPFFSTKSQGLGMGLNICRTIIESHHGRLWADPNPAGGTIFRFTLPCAASQPQAQNDQSEELHA from the coding sequence ATGTCCAGCGCGCCCAAGTCAAATATTCCTACGCCGTTCCACGATCACGCCCGCACCCGCCGCCGCGGCGTGTATTGGGTCACGCCCGCCATGGTGCTGATCCTATACCTCTGTGTGATGGGGGTGTTCTTCTGGCTGCAGCGCATTCATGACGATAGCGTCATGTTTGTGACGATCGACCAGGAAATGCGCCAGCAACGCCTGATATGGGTGGTGCTGGCTTTGTCTTGCGTCATCGTCATCAGCCTATTGATGCTGTGGCGCTATACCCGCTTTCGCTCCACCGCCGAAGCCGCGCTGATCGCCGAGACCGGTTTTCGCCGCGCCATGGAAAACTCCATGTCCACCGGCATGCGCGTGCTGGATATGGAAGGCCGCATCGCCTACGTGAACCCGGCCTTCTGCCGCATGATCGGCTGGAACGAAGCCGACCTCATCGGCCGCAGCCCGCCCTTCCCTTATTGGGTGCCCGGCCGCCACGAACAGCACCAGCACACGCTGGACGTGCTGATGTCGGGCAAGACGCCCAGCAGCGGCCTGGAAGTGGAAGCGCAACGGCGCGACGGCTCGCGCTTTACCGCGCGCATGTATGTGTCGCCGCTCTTGGACCCCAACGGCAACCAGATCGGCTGGATGACGTCGATGACCGACATCACCGAACCCAAGCGCATCCGCGAAGCCCTGACGGCCGCCCACGAACGTTTCATGACAGTGCTGGAAGGCCTGGACGACGCCATCTCGGTCACGGCCGACACGCACGATGGCCTGGAACTGCTGTTCGCCAACCGCACCTACCGCCGCGTGTTCGGCGCGCAGACGGGCGGCCATGACGAGCTGCTGGCCGGCCGCCGTGGCCGCTTCACCGACGAATCGGTGGAAGTGTTCGCGCCTTCCGTACAACGCTGGTTTGAAGTGCACCACCGCATGCTGGCCTGGACCGACGGCCGCCGCGTGCGCATGCAGGTGGCGCGCGACATTACCGAGCGCCGTGGCCATGAAGAAGCGTCGCGCGTGCAGCAGGAAAAGATCCAACTGACCAGCCGCCTGACGACCATGGGCGAAATGGCCTCGTCCCTGGCGCACGAACTGAACCAGCCGCTGACCGCCATCGCCAACTACAGCATGGGCGCCGTGGCCCTGGTCAAGGCCGGCCACACCAGCCCCAACATGCTGCTGCCCGCGCTGGAAAAGGCCGCATCACAGGCCGAACGCGCCGGCAAGATCATCAGCCGCATCCGCGAATTCGTGAAGCGCAGCGAGCCGCGCCGTCAGCGCGTGGCCATTGGCCGCATTGTCGACAACGCCATCGGCTTTGCCGAAATCGACGCGCGCAAGCGCCGCATCCGCATCGACAGCTTCGTGCCGTCCAACGCGCCTGACGTCCTGGCCGACCCCATCCTGATTGAACAAGTGCTGTTGAACCTGCTGAAGAACGGACTGGAAGCCATGGAAAACAGCGAGGTCGACGAGCTCAAGGTGGCGGTGATCCTGCACGAGCAGCACATCGAAGTGGCCGTGGTGGACCGCGGTCATGGCCTGGCCGAGCCCGAACGCCTGTTCGAACCCTTCTTCAGCACCAAGTCCCAGGGCCTGGGCATGGGGCTGAATATCTGCCGTACCATTATTGAATCGCACCACGGCCGTCTGTGGGCGGACCCGAACCCCGCCGGCGGTACCATTTTCCGCTTTACCCTGCCCTGCGCTGCATCCCAGCCGCAGGCCCAGAATGATCAGTCAGAGGAGTTGCACGCATGA
- the aceE gene encoding pyruvate dehydrogenase (acetyl-transferring), homodimeric type produces the protein MSSFAQAGAPQAANDEDTLETQEWLEALAAVLDREGPQRAHYLLERLIDEARRSGAHIPFSPNTAYVNTIPPGLEPAHPGNLELESRIRSYVRWNAMAMVVKANKHNPPDGGDLGGHIASFASLATMIGCGQNHFWHAEDEGHGGDLVYFQGHTSPGMYGRAYLEGRLTEEQLNHFRQEVDGKGLSSYPHPKLMPDFWQFPTVSMGLGPLMAIYQARFLKYLHARGIADTSNRKVWVFCGDGEMDEPESLGAIALAAREKLDNLIFVVNCNLQRLDGPVRGNGKIIQELEGDFRGSGWNVIKLIWGGYWDPLLAHDKEGILRQIMEDTVDGEYQAYKANDGKFVREHFFGKHPKLLEAVSRMSDEDIWRLNRGGHDPHKVFAAFDAATSHTGQPTVILAKTIKGYGMGHVGQAKNPTHQQKKLELESIREFRDRFGIPIPDDQLEDLPYFKPADDSPEMKYLHERRAALGGYLPRRRAKADEQLKAPALEAFKAVLEPTAEGREISTTQAFVRILNQVLRDKELGPRVVPILADESRTFGMEGLFRQIGIYAPEGQKYIPVDKDQVMYYKESADGQLLQEGINEAGAMSSWIAAATSYSSNNRIMIPFFIYYSMFGFQRIGDLAWAAGDMQARGFLLGGTAGRTTLNGEGLQHEDGHSHILASTIPNCVSYDPTFGHELAVIIQHGLKRMVEDQENVYYYLTVMNENYPQPGLTQGDEEGIIKGMYKLKSHGKGKNRVQLMGSGTILREVMAAQDLLDADWGVASDIWSVTSFTELRRNGLDAERHNMLHPDEKKPQVAYVTEQLAKTEGPIIASTDYMKLFADQIRPFVPKGREYKVLGTDGFGRSDFRAKLREHFEVDRHFVVVAALRALADEGKVPMAKVAEAIKKYGINPNKANPQYA, from the coding sequence ATGTCCTCTTTCGCCCAGGCTGGCGCCCCGCAGGCTGCCAACGACGAAGACACCCTAGAAACCCAGGAGTGGCTCGAAGCCCTGGCGGCAGTCCTTGATCGCGAAGGGCCGCAGCGCGCGCACTACCTGCTGGAACGCCTGATCGACGAAGCCCGTCGTTCCGGCGCCCACATCCCGTTCTCGCCGAATACCGCTTACGTCAACACGATTCCGCCCGGCCTGGAGCCGGCGCATCCGGGCAACCTGGAACTGGAATCGCGCATCCGTTCGTACGTGCGCTGGAACGCCATGGCCATGGTCGTCAAGGCCAACAAGCACAACCCGCCGGACGGCGGCGACCTGGGCGGCCACATCGCGTCGTTCGCCTCGCTGGCCACCATGATCGGCTGCGGCCAGAACCACTTCTGGCACGCGGAAGACGAAGGCCACGGCGGCGACCTGGTCTACTTCCAGGGCCACACGTCCCCCGGCATGTACGGCCGCGCCTACCTTGAAGGCCGCCTGACCGAAGAACAGCTGAACCACTTCCGCCAGGAAGTGGACGGCAAGGGTTTGTCGTCGTACCCGCACCCGAAGCTGATGCCGGACTTCTGGCAGTTCCCGACGGTGTCGATGGGCCTGGGCCCGCTGATGGCCATCTATCAAGCCCGCTTCCTGAAGTACCTGCACGCCCGCGGCATTGCCGACACCAGCAACCGCAAGGTCTGGGTGTTCTGCGGCGACGGCGAAATGGACGAACCCGAATCGCTGGGCGCCATCGCCCTGGCCGCTCGTGAAAAGCTCGACAACCTGATCTTCGTGGTGAACTGCAACCTGCAGCGCCTGGACGGTCCGGTGCGCGGCAACGGCAAGATCATCCAGGAACTGGAAGGCGACTTCCGTGGTTCGGGCTGGAACGTGATCAAGCTGATCTGGGGCGGCTACTGGGATCCGCTGTTGGCGCACGACAAGGAAGGCATCCTGCGCCAGATCATGGAAGACACCGTTGACGGCGAGTACCAGGCGTACAAGGCCAACGACGGCAAGTTCGTCCGTGAACACTTCTTCGGCAAGCACCCCAAGCTGCTGGAAGCCGTCTCGCGCATGAGCGACGAAGACATCTGGCGCCTGAACCGTGGCGGCCACGATCCCCACAAGGTGTTTGCCGCGTTTGACGCCGCCACCAGCCACACCGGCCAACCCACCGTCATCCTGGCCAAGACCATCAAGGGCTACGGCATGGGCCACGTGGGCCAGGCCAAGAACCCGACCCACCAGCAAAAGAAGCTGGAACTGGAATCCATCCGCGAATTCCGCGACCGCTTCGGCATCCCGATTCCGGACGATCAACTGGAAGACCTGCCGTACTTCAAGCCGGCCGATGATTCGCCCGAAATGAAGTACCTGCACGAGCGCCGCGCCGCGCTGGGCGGCTATCTGCCGCGCCGCCGCGCCAAGGCCGACGAGCAACTGAAGGCCCCCGCGCTGGAAGCCTTCAAGGCCGTGCTGGAACCCACCGCCGAAGGCCGTGAAATCTCCACCACCCAAGCCTTCGTTCGCATCCTGAACCAGGTGCTGCGCGACAAGGAACTCGGCCCGCGCGTGGTGCCGATTCTGGCCGACGAATCGCGTACCTTCGGCATGGAAGGCCTGTTCCGCCAGATCGGTATCTATGCGCCGGAAGGCCAGAAGTACATCCCGGTCGATAAAGACCAGGTCATGTACTACAAGGAATCGGCCGACGGCCAGCTTCTGCAGGAAGGCATCAACGAAGCGGGCGCGATGAGCTCGTGGATTGCGGCGGCCACGTCGTACTCCTCGAACAACCGCATCATGATTCCGTTCTTCATCTACTACTCGATGTTCGGGTTCCAGCGCATTGGCGACCTGGCCTGGGCAGCGGGCGACATGCAGGCGCGCGGCTTCCTGTTGGGCGGCACCGCCGGCCGCACGACGCTGAACGGCGAAGGCTTGCAGCACGAAGACGGCCACAGCCACATCCTGGCGTCCACCATCCCGAACTGCGTGTCCTACGACCCGACGTTCGGCCACGAACTGGCCGTGATCATCCAGCATGGCTTGAAGCGCATGGTGGAAGACCAGGAAAACGTCTATTACTACCTGACGGTGATGAACGAAAACTACCCGCAGCCCGGTCTGACCCAGGGCGACGAGGAAGGCATCATCAAGGGCATGTACAAGCTGAAGTCGCACGGCAAGGGCAAGAACCGCGTGCAACTGATGGGCTCGGGCACGATCCTGCGCGAAGTCATGGCGGCGCAAGACCTGCTGGACGCCGATTGGGGCGTGGCGTCGGACATCTGGAGCGTCACCAGCTTCACCGAACTGCGCCGCAACGGCCTGGACGCCGAGCGCCACAACATGCTGCACCCCGACGAAAAGAAGCCGCAAGTGGCTTACGTCACGGAACAGTTGGCCAAGACGGAAGGCCCGATCATCGCGTCGACCGACTACATGAAGCTGTTTGCCGACCAGATCCGCCCGTTCGTGCCCAAGGGCCGCGAATACAAGGTGCTGGGCACCGACGGTTTCGGCCGCTCGGACTTCCGCGCCAAGCTGCGTGAGCACTTCGAAGTGGATCGCCACTTTGTCGTGGTTGCCGCGCTGCGTGCGCTGGCCGACGAAGGCAAGGTTCCGATGGCCAAGGTGGCGGAAGCCATCAAGAAGTACGGCATCAATCCGAACAAAGCCAACCCGCAATACGCCTGA
- the aceF gene encoding dihydrolipoyllysine-residue acetyltransferase, whose protein sequence is MSNIVQIKVPDIGDFKEVEVIEVLVAVGDTIKAEQSLITVESDKASMEIPASQGGVVKSITVKVGDKVAEGAVVLEVEAEASDAAPAAKEEAPKAAAKEAPKQAAAAAPAAKAEAAAPAASGPVEIEVPDIGDFKEVEVIEVMVAVGDTIKAEQSLITVESDKASMEIPASQGGVVKEVKVKVGDKVAKGSVVVVVEGGAGAAPAAKTEAKAEAKAETKTEAKADAPAAAPASRPAPAAALEDPNLKPGQLPHASPSVRKFARELGVNLSKVKGSGPKERITADDVRGFVKQALAAGPATAAAGGSADGAALGLLPWPKIDFTKFGPIEAKPLSRIKKISGANLHRNWVMIPHVTNNDEADITDLEALRVTLNKENEKSGIKVTMLAFLIKAVVAALKKFPEFNASLDGDNLVLKQYYHIGFAADTPNGLVVPVIRDADKKGILQLAQEMTDLSKKARDGKISPADMQGGCFSISSLGGIGGTSFTPIINAPEVAILGVSRSAHKPVWDGKQFVPRLMVPLSLSYDHRVIDGASAARFNAYLGALLADFRRIAL, encoded by the coding sequence ATGAGCAACATCGTGCAAATCAAGGTTCCCGACATCGGCGACTTCAAGGAAGTGGAAGTCATTGAGGTGTTGGTGGCGGTGGGCGACACGATCAAGGCCGAACAAAGCCTGATCACCGTGGAATCCGACAAGGCCTCGATGGAAATCCCCGCGTCGCAAGGCGGCGTGGTGAAGTCCATCACCGTGAAGGTCGGCGACAAGGTCGCCGAAGGCGCGGTCGTGCTGGAAGTGGAAGCCGAAGCCTCGGACGCCGCCCCGGCCGCCAAGGAAGAGGCCCCCAAGGCCGCCGCCAAGGAAGCGCCGAAGCAGGCTGCTGCCGCTGCCCCCGCCGCCAAGGCGGAAGCGGCCGCGCCCGCTGCCAGCGGCCCGGTGGAAATCGAAGTGCCGGACATCGGCGACTTCAAGGAAGTGGAAGTCATCGAAGTGATGGTCGCCGTGGGCGACACCATCAAGGCCGAGCAAAGCCTGATCACCGTGGAGTCCGACAAGGCCTCGATGGAGATCCCGGCCTCGCAAGGCGGCGTGGTCAAGGAAGTGAAGGTCAAGGTTGGCGACAAGGTCGCCAAGGGTTCGGTCGTGGTAGTGGTGGAAGGCGGCGCTGGCGCTGCCCCTGCCGCAAAGACGGAAGCCAAGGCAGAAGCCAAAGCGGAAACCAAAACCGAAGCCAAGGCTGACGCACCCGCCGCCGCACCCGCTTCGCGTCCGGCACCCGCCGCCGCGCTGGAAGACCCCAACCTGAAGCCCGGCCAACTGCCGCACGCTTCGCCTTCGGTGCGCAAGTTCGCGCGCGAACTGGGCGTGAACCTCAGCAAGGTCAAGGGTTCGGGTCCCAAGGAACGCATCACCGCCGACGACGTGCGCGGTTTCGTCAAGCAAGCGCTGGCCGCCGGCCCCGCAACCGCCGCTGCCGGTGGTTCGGCCGATGGCGCCGCGCTGGGCTTGCTGCCGTGGCCGAAGATCGACTTCACCAAGTTCGGCCCGATCGAAGCCAAGCCGCTGTCGCGCATCAAGAAGATTTCCGGCGCGAACCTGCACCGCAATTGGGTCATGATCCCGCACGTCACCAACAACGACGAAGCGGACATCACCGACCTGGAAGCGCTGCGTGTCACGCTGAACAAGGAAAACGAAAAGTCGGGCATCAAGGTCACGATGCTGGCCTTCCTGATCAAGGCCGTGGTCGCGGCCCTGAAGAAATTCCCCGAGTTCAACGCGTCGCTGGATGGCGACAACCTGGTGTTGAAGCAGTACTACCACATCGGTTTCGCCGCCGACACGCCCAACGGGCTGGTGGTGCCGGTGATCCGCGATGCCGACAAGAAGGGCATCCTGCAGCTCGCGCAAGAAATGACGGACCTGTCCAAGAAGGCGCGCGACGGCAAGATCTCGCCCGCTGACATGCAGGGCGGCTGCTTCTCGATCTCGTCCCTGGGCGGTATCGGCGGCACGTCCTTCACGCCGATCATCAACGCGCCCGAAGTGGCCATCCTGGGCGTGTCGCGTTCCGCGCACAAGCCCGTCTGGGACGGCAAGCAGTTCGTGCCGCGCCTGATGGTGCCGCTGTCGCTGTCGTATGACCACCGCGTCATCGACGGCGCCTCCGCTGCCCGCTTCAACGCCTATCTGGGCGCCTTGCTGGCCGACTTCCGCCGCATCGCGCTGTAA
- the lpdA gene encoding dihydrolipoyl dehydrogenase, translating to MSNTVQIKVPDIGDFKEVEVIEVLVAVGDTIKAEQSLITVESDKASMEIPASQGGVVKSIAVKVGDKVAEGAVVLEVEASDAAAAPAAKEAPTKDAPKAAKAPKQAEAAAAPAAKAAAPAASSFKGSADGEYDMLVLGAGPGGYSAAFRAADLGLSVVLVERYQTLGGVCLNVGCIPSKALLHNAAVIDEARELAAHGISFGEPKIDLDKLRGYKDSVVAKLTGGLAGMAKARKVTVVTGVGEFADPYHLTVTSADGKSQTLRFKQAIIAAGSQSVKLPFMPKDDRVVDSTGALLLREVPKKMLIVGGGIIGLEMGTVYSTLGARLDVVEMLDGLMQGADRDLVKVWQKKNAYRFDNIMLKTKTVGAEAKKDGIYVTFEGEGAPKEPQRYDLVLQAVGRSPNGKKIGADKAGIAVTDRGFIEVDRQMRTNVPHIYAIGDIVGQPMLAHKAVHEGHVAAEAAAGQKSFFDARVIPSVAYTDPEVAWVGLTEDEAKKQGIKIEKGVFPWAASGRAIANGRDEGFTKLIFDAETHRILGGSIVGTHAGDLISELALAVEMGADVVDIAKTIHPHPTLGESVGMAAEVAEGVCTDLPPMKKK from the coding sequence ATGAGCAATACCGTTCAAATCAAAGTGCCGGACATCGGTGACTTCAAGGAAGTGGAAGTCATTGAAGTGCTGGTCGCCGTGGGCGACACGATCAAGGCCGAACAAAGCCTGATCACCGTCGAATCCGACAAGGCCTCAATGGAAATCCCCGCGTCGCAAGGCGGCGTGGTGAAGTCCATCGCGGTCAAGGTCGGCGACAAGGTCGCGGAAGGCGCGGTCGTGCTGGAAGTGGAGGCATCTGATGCCGCCGCCGCGCCGGCTGCCAAGGAAGCCCCGACCAAGGATGCCCCCAAGGCTGCTAAAGCCCCCAAGCAGGCCGAAGCCGCTGCGGCTCCGGCCGCCAAGGCTGCCGCACCCGCCGCGTCCAGCTTCAAGGGTTCGGCCGACGGCGAATACGACATGCTGGTGCTGGGCGCGGGCCCCGGCGGCTATTCCGCCGCCTTCCGCGCTGCCGACCTCGGCCTGTCCGTGGTCCTGGTCGAACGCTACCAAACGCTGGGCGGCGTCTGCCTGAACGTGGGCTGCATCCCGTCCAAGGCGCTGTTGCACAACGCCGCCGTCATCGACGAAGCCCGCGAGCTGGCTGCCCACGGCATCAGCTTTGGCGAACCCAAGATCGATCTGGACAAGCTGCGCGGCTACAAGGACAGCGTGGTCGCCAAGCTGACCGGTGGCCTGGCCGGCATGGCCAAGGCCCGCAAGGTCACCGTGGTGACGGGCGTGGGCGAATTCGCCGACCCCTACCACCTGACCGTGACGTCCGCCGACGGCAAGAGCCAGACGCTGCGCTTCAAGCAAGCCATCATCGCCGCCGGCAGCCAGTCGGTGAAGCTGCCGTTCATGCCCAAGGACGACCGCGTCGTCGACTCCACCGGCGCATTGCTGCTGCGTGAAGTGCCCAAGAAGATGTTGATCGTGGGCGGCGGCATCATCGGCCTGGAAATGGGCACGGTGTATTCCACGCTAGGCGCCCGCCTGGACGTCGTGGAAATGCTGGACGGCCTGATGCAAGGCGCCGACCGCGACCTGGTCAAGGTCTGGCAAAAGAAAAACGCCTACCGCTTCGACAACATCATGTTGAAGACCAAGACCGTGGGCGCCGAAGCCAAGAAAGACGGCATCTACGTCACCTTCGAAGGCGAGGGCGCGCCCAAGGAACCGCAACGCTACGACCTGGTTCTGCAAGCCGTGGGCCGCAGCCCCAACGGCAAGAAGATCGGCGCCGACAAGGCCGGCATCGCTGTGACCGACCGCGGTTTCATCGAGGTTGATCGCCAGATGCGCACCAACGTGCCGCACATCTACGCCATTGGCGACATCGTCGGCCAGCCGATGCTGGCGCACAAGGCCGTGCACGAAGGCCACGTCGCAGCGGAAGCCGCGGCCGGCCAGAAGTCGTTCTTTGACGCGCGCGTCATTCCGTCGGTGGCCTACACCGATCCGGAAGTGGCATGGGTAGGCCTGACCGAAGACGAAGCCAAGAAGCAAGGCATCAAGATCGAGAAGGGCGTGTTCCCGTGGGCGGCTTCCGGCCGCGCCATCGCCAACGGTCGCGACGAAGGCTTCACCAAGCTGATTTTCGACGCGGAAACGCATCGCATCCTGGGCGGCAGCATCGTGGGCACCCACGCTGGCGACCTGATCAGCGAACTGGCCCTGGCCGTGGAAATGGGCGCCGACGTCGTCGACATCGCCAAGACCATCCACCCGCACCCGACCCTGGGTGAATCGGTGGGCATGGCAGCCGAAGTCGCCGAAGGCGTCTGCACCGATTTGCCGCCGATGAAGAAGAAGTAA
- a CDS encoding putative motility protein, with protein sequence MDSINNTVNTALALKDANVVQEVQATVLKKALNAQADTVATLMQSVAPMAIDSTLGSRINTQA encoded by the coding sequence ATGGATTCCATCAACAACACCGTCAACACCGCGCTGGCTTTGAAGGACGCGAATGTGGTCCAGGAAGTGCAGGCCACCGTGCTCAAGAAGGCGTTGAACGCGCAAGCCGATACGGTCGCAACGTTGATGCAATCCGTGGCACCGATGGCGATTGACAGCACGCTGGGTTCGCGCATCAATACCCAGGCCTGA
- a CDS encoding acyltransferase: MILIDPTARVSPLADIEDSTRGTRIVVGPRAVVDSFVKIKPAGGSGDVEIGPECVINSGCVLYTGNGIRMGARVAVAANCTFAPANHEFRRRDLPIREQGFRPSKGGIVIEDDVWIGANCVLLDGAILRQGCVIAAGTIVRGEVAAFSIQGGNPMAVLGWREDSGA, translated from the coding sequence GTGATTCTGATCGATCCCACCGCACGCGTGTCGCCGCTTGCCGACATCGAGGATTCCACGCGCGGCACACGTATCGTGGTCGGCCCCAGGGCCGTGGTCGATTCCTTTGTCAAGATCAAGCCCGCAGGCGGATCGGGCGATGTGGAGATCGGGCCGGAATGCGTCATCAATTCCGGCTGCGTGCTCTACACCGGTAACGGTATCCGCATGGGCGCGCGCGTGGCGGTTGCGGCGAACTGCACGTTTGCCCCAGCTAACCACGAGTTCCGCCGCCGTGACTTGCCGATCCGTGAGCAGGGCTTCCGTCCCAGCAAGGGCGGCATCGTAATTGAAGACGACGTCTGGATCGGCGCCAACTGCGTTTTGCTGGATGGGGCGATCCTGCGCCAGGGCTGCGTGATTGCGGCGGGCACGATTGTGCGCGGCGAAGTCGCGGCATTTTCGATACAGGGCGGAAACCCCATGGCGGTGCTGGGCTGGCGCGAAGATAGCGGCGCCTGA